The Streptomyces sp. NBC_00162 genome window below encodes:
- a CDS encoding ABC transporter substrate-binding protein, with the protein MSRTSRSFRTVAATASLAALGLLATACGDGDGSGKAAGGGTAAQPVEITYWSWMPGTKQTAEAFNASHDTIKVKFAEVPAGLAGGYDKLAAAVKAGNGPDVMNIEYQAVPDLVTQGLLADSSKLLGPTVKKQPEQVQALVTLGGKQWAAPFDVAPQMLYYRKDLFEQHKIAVPKTWDEFRTAAEQIKQADPEARITSFWGDESATWAGLAQQAGAKWYGTEGDAWKVNINDAATKKVAAYWGDLVKNDLVFNHKAWSPESTKAASENKVYTRLGASWSAGSLKTEQAKQEGKWASAALPGWGDGKIGMVGGSSFAVIKDSKKAEAAAEFIKWATTSPEAVKARLSPGTSSAMPADEALRETAKASFDTKFYGGQDIYATASEQVPNIATGWVWSPVHNATSVDLVAALAKAQDGNFAAAFDTAQATAEKLINDRGLKLAK; encoded by the coding sequence ATGTCGCGCACTTCACGTTCGTTCCGCACAGTCGCCGCCACCGCCTCCCTCGCCGCCCTGGGGCTTCTGGCCACCGCCTGCGGTGACGGCGACGGCTCCGGCAAGGCCGCGGGCGGCGGCACCGCCGCCCAGCCGGTGGAGATCACCTACTGGTCCTGGATGCCGGGCACGAAGCAGACGGCCGAGGCCTTCAACGCGAGCCACGACACCATCAAGGTCAAGTTCGCCGAGGTGCCCGCGGGCCTGGCCGGCGGCTACGACAAGCTCGCCGCGGCCGTGAAGGCGGGCAACGGCCCGGACGTCATGAACATCGAGTACCAGGCCGTCCCCGACCTCGTCACCCAGGGACTGCTCGCCGACTCCTCCAAGCTGCTCGGACCCACCGTCAAGAAGCAGCCCGAGCAGGTCCAGGCCCTGGTCACCCTCGGCGGCAAGCAGTGGGCGGCGCCCTTCGACGTGGCGCCGCAGATGCTCTACTACCGCAAGGACCTCTTCGAGCAGCACAAGATCGCCGTCCCGAAGACCTGGGACGAGTTCCGGACGGCCGCGGAGCAGATAAAGCAGGCCGACCCCGAGGCCCGCATCACCTCCTTCTGGGGCGACGAGTCGGCGACCTGGGCGGGCCTCGCCCAGCAGGCCGGTGCCAAGTGGTACGGCACGGAAGGCGACGCCTGGAAGGTGAACATCAACGACGCCGCCACCAAGAAGGTCGCCGCGTACTGGGGCGACCTGGTCAAGAACGACCTGGTCTTCAACCACAAGGCGTGGAGCCCCGAATCGACCAAGGCGGCCTCCGAGAACAAGGTGTACACCCGCCTCGGCGCCTCCTGGAGCGCGGGCAGCCTGAAGACCGAGCAGGCGAAGCAGGAGGGCAAGTGGGCCTCCGCCGCGCTCCCCGGCTGGGGTGACGGCAAGATCGGCATGGTGGGCGGCTCCTCCTTCGCCGTCATCAAGGACAGCAAGAAGGCGGAGGCCGCCGCCGAGTTCATCAAGTGGGCCACCACCAGCCCGGAGGCCGTCAAGGCCCGGCTGAGCCCGGGGACCTCCAGTGCCATGCCCGCCGACGAGGCGCTCCGCGAGACGGCGAAGGCCTCATTCGACACCAAGTTCTACGGCGGCCAGGACATCTACGCCACCGCCTCCGAGCAGGTACCGAACATCGCCACCGGCTGGGTCTGGAGCCCGGTCCACAACGCGACCTCGGTCGACCTCGTCGCGGCCCTGGCCAAGGCCCAGGACGGCAACTTCGCCGCCGCGTTCGACACGGCGCAGGCCACGGCCGAGAAGCTGATCAACGACCGCGGTCTGAAGCTCGCGAAGTGA